One part of the Streptomyces lienomycini genome encodes these proteins:
- a CDS encoding VOC family protein, producing MAPAARFRSVVVDCPEPRELARFYAAVGGGTTDEADPDWVVLHLPDGPRVSFQRAPDLTPPEWPRSDRNAQQFHLDFDGGATWTEMDAAHERVLALGARLLDRQDREEKDFMVYADPAGHPFCLCRTEHS from the coding sequence ATGGCACCCGCGGCACGTTTCCGTTCCGTCGTCGTCGACTGCCCCGAACCCCGAGAGCTGGCCCGCTTCTACGCGGCGGTCGGGGGCGGCACGACCGACGAGGCGGACCCGGACTGGGTGGTCCTGCACCTGCCCGACGGACCGCGCGTCTCCTTCCAGCGGGCCCCGGACCTCACCCCGCCCGAGTGGCCGCGCTCGGACCGCAACGCCCAGCAGTTCCACCTCGACTTCGACGGCGGAGCGACCTGGACCGAGATGGACGCGGCGCACGAGCGGGTGCTCGCGCTGGGTGCGCGGCTGCTGGACCGGCAGGACCGGGAGGAGAAGGACTTCATGGTGTACGCCGATCCGGCCGGGCATCCGTTCTGCCTGTGCCGGACCGAGCACTCCTGA
- a CDS encoding acyl-CoA dehydrogenase, with translation MAGSADFDLYRPLEEHDMLRDAVRSLAEAKIAPHAAAVDEEARFPREALDALTANDLHAVHVPEEYGGAGADALATVIVIEEVARVCASSSLIPAVNKLGSLPVILSGSEELKKKYMAPLAKGDGMFSYCLSEPDAGSDAAGMKTRAVRDGDFWVLNGVKRWITNAGESEFYTVMAVTDPAQRSRGISAFVVEKSDEGVSFGAPEKKLGIKGSPTREVYLDNVRIPADRMIGAEGTGFATAMKTLDHTRITIAAQALGIAQGALDYAKGYVKERKQFGKPIADFQGIQFMLADMAMKIEAARQLTYAAAAKSERGDGDLTFQGAAAKCFASDVAMEVTTDAVQLLGGYGYTRDYPVERMMRDAKITQIYEGTNQVQRIVMARNLP, from the coding sequence TTGGCCGGATCGGCTGACTTCGACCTGTACCGCCCGTTGGAGGAGCACGACATGCTCCGGGACGCCGTCCGCTCGCTGGCCGAGGCGAAGATCGCGCCGCACGCCGCCGCGGTGGACGAGGAGGCCCGCTTCCCGCGCGAGGCCCTCGACGCGCTGACCGCGAACGACCTGCACGCGGTGCACGTGCCCGAGGAGTACGGCGGCGCGGGCGCCGACGCGCTCGCCACCGTCATCGTGATCGAGGAGGTGGCCCGCGTCTGCGCGTCCTCCTCCCTCATCCCGGCCGTGAACAAGCTCGGCTCGCTCCCGGTGATCCTCTCCGGGTCCGAGGAGCTGAAGAAGAAGTACATGGCCCCGCTCGCCAAGGGCGACGGCATGTTCTCCTACTGCCTCTCCGAGCCCGACGCGGGCTCGGACGCGGCCGGCATGAAGACCAGGGCCGTCCGCGACGGCGACTTCTGGGTCCTCAACGGCGTCAAGCGCTGGATCACCAACGCGGGCGAGTCGGAGTTCTACACGGTGATGGCCGTCACCGACCCCGCCCAGCGCTCCAGGGGCATCTCCGCGTTCGTCGTCGAGAAGTCCGACGAGGGCGTCTCCTTCGGCGCCCCGGAGAAGAAGCTGGGCATCAAGGGCTCCCCGACCCGCGAGGTCTACCTCGACAACGTCCGCATCCCCGCCGACCGCATGATCGGCGCGGAGGGCACCGGCTTCGCCACCGCGATGAAGACGCTGGACCACACCCGCATCACCATCGCCGCCCAGGCCCTCGGCATCGCCCAGGGCGCCCTCGACTACGCCAAGGGCTACGTCAAGGAGCGCAAGCAGTTCGGCAAGCCGATCGCCGACTTCCAGGGCATTCAGTTCATGCTGGCCGACATGGCCATGAAGATCGAGGCCGCCCGCCAGCTCACCTACGCGGCCGCCGCGAAGTCGGAGCGGGGCGACGGCGACCTCACCTTCCAGGGCGCCGCCGCCAAGTGCTTCGCCTCCGACGTCGCCATGGAGGTCACCACGGACGCCGTCCAGCTCCTCGGCGGCTACGGCTACACCCGCGACTACCCGGTGGAGCGCATGATGCGCGACGCCAAGATCACCCAGATCTACGAGGGCACCAACCAGGTCCAGCGCATCGTCATGGCCCGCAACCTGCCGTGA
- a CDS encoding dipeptidase has protein sequence MADLQDDLHAGTEAGGLDDLPVPIAAEVVPPEPYAPVSDPDDEPLTRAHAVLAAHPVADGCNGLSGALGHLPWYDLELGESAVDTDVPRLREGHVGALLWSLHLPEPVDGGDAVGAALEQLDLVKTVVRAHPEGLRLAYDAGQAIDARNCGRVAVLPGPAGAAAVGDRLGILRSLHALGLRVLTLTGVSWAGEAGLTRFGEEVVREMNRLGVLADLSGAGAETLRRTLAVSKAPVLCTRSAARALRPHPANLPDDLLVELGAAGGLCMVPLTAEQTGPTVRDVADHLDHVRTVAGPRSVGLSGTYDTGSAHPLELGDPSCYPRLVAELLRRGWDEADVALLTWGNVQRVLRAAAFTARAAQTRREPSTATIADLDG, from the coding sequence ATGGCAGACCTCCAGGACGACCTGCACGCCGGTACCGAGGCCGGCGGGCTCGACGACCTGCCTGTGCCGATCGCCGCGGAGGTCGTTCCGCCGGAGCCCTACGCGCCCGTGTCCGACCCCGACGACGAGCCGCTGACCCGGGCGCACGCCGTACTGGCCGCCCACCCCGTCGCCGACGGCTGCAACGGCCTGTCCGGGGCGCTCGGGCACCTGCCCTGGTACGACCTGGAGCTGGGCGAGAGCGCCGTCGACACCGACGTGCCGCGACTGCGCGAGGGGCACGTGGGGGCCCTGCTGTGGTCGCTGCACCTGCCCGAGCCCGTCGACGGGGGCGACGCGGTCGGCGCCGCGCTGGAGCAGCTGGACCTGGTCAAGACGGTCGTACGGGCCCACCCCGAGGGCCTGCGCCTGGCCTATGACGCGGGGCAGGCCATCGACGCCCGCAACTGCGGCCGGGTCGCCGTGCTGCCCGGTCCGGCGGGCGCCGCCGCCGTCGGCGACCGCCTCGGCATCCTGCGTTCCCTGCACGCCCTCGGCCTGCGTGTGCTCACGCTGACCGGGGTGAGCTGGGCGGGTGAGGCGGGGCTGACCCGGTTCGGCGAGGAGGTCGTCCGCGAGATGAACCGGCTCGGCGTGCTCGCGGACCTCTCGGGCGCCGGCGCCGAGACCCTCCGCCGTACCCTCGCGGTGTCCAAGGCGCCGGTGCTGTGCACCCGCTCCGCCGCCCGCGCCCTGCGCCCGCACCCCGCCAACCTGCCCGACGACCTGCTGGTGGAGCTGGGCGCGGCCGGCGGCCTGTGCATGGTGCCGCTGACCGCCGAGCAGACCGGCCCGACGGTCCGGGACGTCGCCGACCACCTCGACCACGTCCGCACGGTCGCCGGACCGCGGAGCGTCGGCCTGTCCGGCACCTACGACACCGGCAGCGCCCACCCGCTGGAGCTGGGTGACCCCTCCTGCTACCCGCGGCTCGTCGCCGAACTGCTCCGCCGGGGCTGGGACGAGGCGGACGTGGCCCTGCTGACCTGGGGAAACGTGCAGCGCGTGCTGCGCGCGGCGGCCTTCACCGCGCGAGCGGCACAGACCCGCCGCGAGCCGTCCACGGCGACGATCGCCGACCTGGACGGCTGA
- a CDS encoding dipeptidase, producing MTSLDKARELLREFPVVDGHNDLPWALREQVRYDLDARDIAADQSAHLHTDLARLRAGGVGAQYWSVYVRSDLAGAVTATLEQIDCVRQLIDRHPGELRAALTAADMEAARAEGRIASLMGAEGGHSIDNSLATLRGLYALGVRYMTLTHNDNNAWADSATDEPRVGGLSAFGREVVREMNREGMLVDLSHVAATTMRAALDTSTAPVIFSHSSARAVCDHPRNIPDDVLERLPANGGMAMVTFVPKFVLQAAVDWTAEADDNMRAHGFHHLDSSPEAMKVHAAFEERVPRPVATVSTVADHLDHMREVAGVDHLGIGGDYDGTPFTPDGLGDVSGYPNLIAELLERGWSQADLAKLTWKNAVRVLDAAEDVARGLQATRGPSNASLEELDG from the coding sequence ATGACATCGCTGGACAAGGCCCGGGAGCTGCTGCGCGAGTTCCCCGTCGTCGACGGTCACAACGACCTGCCCTGGGCACTGCGCGAGCAGGTCCGCTACGACCTCGACGCCCGGGACATCGCCGCCGACCAGTCCGCCCACCTGCACACCGACCTGGCCCGGCTGCGGGCCGGTGGCGTCGGCGCGCAGTACTGGTCGGTGTACGTCCGCTCCGACCTGGCCGGCGCGGTGACGGCGACGCTGGAGCAGATCGACTGCGTACGGCAGCTGATCGACCGCCACCCCGGGGAGCTGCGGGCCGCGCTGACCGCCGCCGACATGGAGGCCGCGCGCGCCGAGGGCCGGATCGCGTCCCTGATGGGCGCCGAGGGCGGCCACTCCATCGACAACTCGCTGGCCACCCTGCGCGGGCTGTACGCGCTCGGCGTGCGCTACATGACGCTCACCCACAACGACAACAACGCGTGGGCGGACTCGGCGACCGACGAGCCCCGCGTCGGCGGCCTGTCGGCCTTCGGCCGCGAGGTCGTACGGGAGATGAACCGCGAGGGCATGCTGGTCGACCTGTCGCACGTCGCGGCGACGACGATGCGCGCCGCGCTGGACACCTCCACCGCGCCGGTGATCTTCTCGCACTCCTCCGCCCGCGCCGTCTGCGACCACCCGCGCAACATCCCGGACGACGTGCTGGAGCGGCTGCCCGCCAACGGCGGCATGGCGATGGTGACGTTCGTACCGAAGTTCGTGCTCCAGGCCGCCGTGGACTGGACCGCCGAGGCCGACGACAACATGCGCGCGCACGGCTTCCACCACCTGGACAGCAGTCCCGAGGCGATGAAGGTCCACGCCGCCTTCGAGGAGCGCGTCCCCCGCCCGGTCGCCACCGTGTCCACGGTCGCCGACCACCTCGACCACATGCGCGAGGTCGCCGGCGTCGACCACCTCGGCATCGGCGGCGACTACGACGGCACGCCCTTCACCCCGGACGGCCTCGGTGACGTCTCCGGCTACCCGAACCTGATCGCCGAACTGCTGGAGCGCGGCTGGTCCCAGGCCGACCTGGCCAAACTGACCTGGAAGAACGCGGTCCGCGTCCTGGACGCCGCCGAGGACGTGGCCCGGGGGCTCCAGGCGACACGGGGCCCGTCCAACGCCTCCCTGGAGGAGCTGGACGGCTGA
- a CDS encoding GtrA family protein, with protein sequence MGHGSSGAQTAPPTAGAPRAGVRQRIDRLVREVVKFGAVGGAGVLVNLLVFNFVRHTTDLAVVRASIIATIVAIVFNYLGFRYFTYRDRDKSGRTREMSLFLLFSAIGLVIENGVLYTATYGFGWDSPLQSNIFKFLGIGIGTLFRFWSYRSWVFRAMPAREAVARAQTFMEHEDPTAMRTVDGAPVVRR encoded by the coding sequence ATGGGACATGGTTCCTCGGGTGCTCAGACGGCTCCCCCCACGGCCGGAGCGCCCCGCGCCGGTGTACGGCAGCGGATCGACCGGCTCGTCCGCGAGGTCGTGAAGTTCGGTGCCGTGGGCGGTGCGGGTGTGCTGGTCAACCTGCTCGTCTTCAACTTCGTACGGCACACGACCGACCTCGCGGTGGTGCGGGCCAGCATCATCGCCACCATCGTGGCGATCGTCTTCAACTACCTCGGCTTCCGCTACTTCACCTACCGCGACCGCGACAAGAGCGGCCGCACCCGTGAGATGTCGCTGTTCCTGCTGTTCAGCGCGATCGGGCTGGTGATCGAGAACGGGGTGCTCTACACAGCGACGTACGGTTTCGGCTGGGACAGCCCGCTGCAGAGCAACATCTTCAAGTTCCTCGGCATCGGGATCGGCACGCTGTTCCGTTTCTGGTCGTACCGCAGCTGGGTCTTCCGCGCGATGCCGGCCCGCGAAGCGGTGGCCCGGGCGCAGACCTTCATGGAGCACGAGGACCCGACCGCGATGCGCACGGTGGACGGCGCCCCGGTGGTCCGCCGCTGA
- a CDS encoding VOC family protein, translating to MAVAALGPVVLDCPDPRALARFYADVLGGTVEGEGDWVDLRLPDGRALAFQAAPGFVPPKWPAPDDSQQFHLDLEVEDLDAAEKAVLGLGARPLDAEDRTRTFRVYADPAGHPFCLCAC from the coding sequence ATGGCTGTCGCCGCACTGGGCCCCGTGGTCCTGGACTGTCCCGACCCCCGCGCACTGGCCCGCTTCTACGCCGACGTGCTCGGCGGCACCGTCGAGGGCGAGGGCGACTGGGTCGACCTGAGGCTGCCGGACGGGCGGGCGCTGGCGTTCCAGGCGGCCCCCGGGTTCGTGCCGCCGAAGTGGCCCGCGCCCGACGACTCGCAGCAGTTCCACCTCGACCTCGAGGTGGAGGACCTGGACGCGGCCGAGAAGGCGGTCCTCGGGCTGGGCGCGAGGCCGCTGGACGCGGAGGACCGCACCCGTACCTTCCGCGTTTACGCCGATCCGGCCGGGCACCCGTTCTGCCTCTGCGCCTGCTGA
- a CDS encoding UDP-glucose dehydrogenase family protein: MALKITVIGTGYLGATHAAAMAELGFEVLGLDVVPEKIEMLQRGQVPMYEPGLEELLGKHVAGIEGSSGRLRFTTDFAEVAAFGDVHFLCVNTPQKHGEYACDMSYVDSALASLAPHLTGPALIVGKSTVPVGSADRLAAYLAEHAPAGDEAELAWNPEFLREGFAVEDTLHPDRLVVGVRSERAEKLLREVYATPIAEGSPFVVTDFPTAELVKTSANSFLATKISFINAMAEVCEAADGDVAKLAEAIGYDDRIGRKFLRAGIGFGGGCLPKDIRAFMARAGELGADQALTFLREIDSINMRQRGQMVELTRQALGGGPFLGKRIAVLGATFKPDSDDVRDSPALNVAGQVHLQGAQVTVYDPKGMDNARRLFPTLGYADSALAAVRGADVVLHLTEWREFRELDPEVLGEAAAARVILDGRNALDPTLWRKAGWTYRAMGRPTA, translated from the coding sequence ATGGCGCTGAAGATCACCGTGATCGGTACCGGCTATCTCGGCGCGACCCACGCCGCGGCCATGGCCGAGCTCGGCTTCGAGGTGCTGGGCCTGGACGTGGTGCCCGAGAAGATCGAGATGCTCCAGCGGGGCCAGGTCCCGATGTACGAGCCGGGTCTGGAGGAGCTGCTGGGCAAGCACGTCGCCGGGATCGAGGGCTCCAGCGGGCGGCTGCGCTTCACCACCGACTTCGCCGAGGTCGCGGCCTTCGGCGACGTGCACTTCCTGTGCGTGAACACGCCGCAGAAGCACGGCGAGTACGCCTGCGACATGTCGTACGTCGACTCGGCGCTGGCCTCGCTGGCGCCGCATCTGACCGGCCCGGCGCTGATCGTCGGCAAGTCGACCGTGCCGGTGGGCTCCGCCGACCGGCTGGCCGCCTACCTCGCCGAGCACGCGCCGGCCGGCGACGAGGCCGAGCTGGCCTGGAACCCGGAGTTCCTGCGCGAGGGCTTCGCCGTCGAGGACACGCTGCACCCCGACCGGCTCGTGGTCGGCGTACGCAGTGAGCGGGCGGAGAAGCTGCTGCGCGAGGTGTACGCCACGCCGATCGCGGAGGGCTCGCCGTTCGTCGTGACGGACTTCCCGACGGCCGAGCTGGTGAAGACCTCGGCGAACTCCTTCCTCGCCACCAAGATCTCGTTCATCAACGCGATGGCGGAGGTCTGCGAGGCGGCCGACGGCGACGTGGCCAAGCTGGCGGAGGCGATCGGGTACGACGACCGGATCGGCCGGAAGTTCCTGCGGGCCGGGATCGGCTTCGGCGGCGGCTGCCTGCCGAAGGACATCCGCGCCTTCATGGCGCGCGCGGGCGAGCTGGGCGCCGACCAGGCGCTGACCTTCCTGCGCGAGATCGACTCGATCAACATGCGCCAGCGCGGCCAGATGGTGGAGCTGACCCGGCAGGCGCTGGGCGGCGGCCCCTTCCTCGGCAAGCGGATCGCGGTGCTGGGCGCCACCTTCAAGCCCGACTCGGACGACGTACGGGACTCCCCCGCGCTGAACGTCGCCGGGCAGGTCCACCTCCAGGGCGCCCAGGTGACGGTGTACGACCCCAAGGGCATGGACAACGCCCGGCGGCTCTTCCCGACCCTCGGCTACGCCGACTCGGCGCTCGCGGCGGTGCGGGGCGCGGACGTCGTGCTGCACCTGACGGAGTGGCGGGAGTTCCGCGAGCTGGACCCGGAGGTGCTGGGCGAGGCGGCGGCGGCCCGGGTGATCCTGGACGGGCGCAACGCCCTGGACCCGACGCTGTGGCGCAAGGCCGGCTGGACGTACCGGGCGATGGGCCGCCCCACCGCCTGA
- the purE gene encoding 5-(carboxyamino)imidazole ribonucleotide mutase: MSQPSPVSPVVGIVMGSDSDWPVMEAAAKALDEFEVPYEVDVVSAHRMPHEMIAYGEQAAGRGLKAIIAGAGGAAHLPGMLASVTPLPVIGVPVPLKYLDGMDSLLSIVQMPAGVPVATVSVGGARNAGLLAARILAAHDEELLGRMREFQQELNDQATEKGKRLRTKVEGSAAGFGFGK; this comes from the coding sequence ATGAGCCAGCCCAGCCCGGTGAGCCCGGTCGTCGGCATCGTCATGGGGTCGGACTCCGACTGGCCCGTCATGGAGGCCGCCGCCAAGGCGCTCGACGAGTTCGAGGTGCCCTACGAGGTCGACGTCGTCTCCGCGCACCGTATGCCGCACGAGATGATCGCGTACGGCGAGCAGGCCGCCGGACGCGGACTGAAGGCGATCATCGCCGGGGCCGGGGGCGCCGCCCACCTGCCCGGCATGCTCGCCTCCGTCACCCCGCTGCCGGTCATCGGCGTGCCGGTGCCGCTGAAGTACCTGGACGGCATGGACAGCCTCCTGTCCATCGTGCAGATGCCGGCCGGCGTGCCCGTCGCGACCGTCTCCGTCGGCGGCGCCCGCAACGCCGGTCTGCTGGCCGCCCGTATCCTCGCCGCCCACGACGAGGAACTGCTCGGCCGGATGCGCGAGTTCCAGCAGGAACTGAACGACCAGGCCACCGAGAAGGGCAAGCGGCTGCGCACCAAGGTCGAGGGCTCGGCGGCCGGCTTCGGATTCGGAAAGTGA
- a CDS encoding 5-(carboxyamino)imidazole ribonucleotide synthase, producing MTFPVVGMVGGGQLARMTHEAGIPLGIRFKLLSDTPQDSAAQVVNEVVVGDYRDLDTLREFARGCDVITFDHEHVPTEHLKALEADGIPVRPGPEALVHAQDKGVMRAKLVAIGVPCPRHRIVSDPADVAAFAAEGVAEGAAGGDGFPVVLKTVRGGYDGKGVWVVDSVEEAAEPFRAGVPVLAEEKVDFVRELAANVVRSPHGQAVAYPVVESQQVKGVCDTVIAPAPDLAEELALRAEEMALGIAKELGVVGHLAVELFQTRDGRVLVNELAMRPHNSGHWTMDGAITSQFANHVRAVLDLPLGDPRPRAKWTVMVNVLGGDYPDMYSAYLHCMARDPQLKIHMYGKDVKPGRKVGHVNTYGDDLDDVLERARHAAGYLRGTITE from the coding sequence GTGACGTTCCCCGTAGTCGGCATGGTCGGCGGTGGCCAGCTCGCTCGTATGACACACGAGGCGGGCATCCCGTTGGGCATCAGGTTCAAGCTCCTCAGTGACACTCCCCAGGACTCTGCGGCGCAGGTCGTGAACGAAGTCGTCGTCGGCGACTATCGCGATCTGGACACGCTGCGCGAGTTCGCGCGCGGCTGTGACGTGATCACCTTCGATCACGAACACGTGCCGACCGAGCACCTCAAGGCCCTGGAGGCGGACGGCATCCCCGTCCGCCCCGGCCCCGAGGCGCTCGTGCACGCCCAGGACAAGGGCGTGATGCGCGCGAAACTCGTCGCGATCGGTGTGCCCTGCCCGCGGCACCGGATCGTCAGCGATCCGGCCGACGTGGCCGCCTTCGCGGCGGAAGGCGTCGCGGAAGGCGCCGCCGGGGGCGACGGATTCCCCGTCGTCCTCAAGACGGTCCGCGGCGGGTACGACGGCAAGGGCGTGTGGGTCGTGGACTCCGTCGAGGAGGCGGCCGAGCCCTTCCGCGCGGGCGTGCCCGTGCTGGCGGAGGAGAAGGTCGACTTCGTCCGCGAGCTGGCCGCCAACGTGGTCCGCTCCCCGCACGGCCAGGCGGTGGCCTACCCCGTCGTCGAGTCCCAGCAGGTCAAGGGCGTCTGCGACACGGTGATCGCGCCCGCCCCCGACCTCGCCGAGGAGCTGGCCCTGCGCGCCGAGGAGATGGCGCTCGGCATCGCCAAGGAGCTGGGCGTCGTCGGCCACCTCGCCGTCGAGCTGTTCCAGACCCGCGACGGCCGCGTCCTGGTCAACGAACTGGCGATGCGCCCGCACAACTCCGGCCACTGGACGATGGACGGCGCCATCACCTCGCAGTTCGCCAACCACGTCCGCGCGGTCCTCGACCTCCCGCTCGGCGACCCGCGCCCGCGCGCGAAGTGGACCGTGATGGTCAACGTCCTGGGCGGCGACTACCCGGACATGTACTCCGCGTACCTGCACTGCATGGCCCGCGACCCCCAGCTCAAGATCCACATGTACGGCAAGGACGTGAAGCCCGGCCGCAAGGTCGGCCACGTCAACACCTACGGCGACGACCTGGACGACGTGCTGGAGCGCGCCCGTCACGCTGCCGGCTACCTGAGAGGCACGATCACCGAATGA
- a CDS encoding CGNR zinc finger domain-containing protein gives MSERSPAPGGLELVEALVNTLLDIGTGADSLDTPQARARFGLTEDDLPAARELRESLRATLLAHAGHPPHRPVTPLAELLAAAPLVVAVDPADGSAALVPARDGTLVARVATAVAQALVAGTWSRLKACEAADCHWAYYDRSPAGRGRWCSMQVCGARAKMRRYRAKDT, from the coding sequence ATGAGTGAGCGATCGCCCGCGCCGGGCGGCCTGGAGCTGGTCGAGGCCCTGGTGAACACGCTGCTGGACATCGGGACGGGCGCCGACTCGCTGGACACCCCGCAGGCCCGGGCGCGCTTCGGCCTGACGGAGGACGACCTGCCCGCGGCCCGTGAGCTGCGCGAGTCCCTGCGCGCCACCCTGCTCGCCCACGCAGGCCACCCGCCGCACCGCCCGGTGACCCCGCTGGCCGAACTGCTGGCCGCCGCCCCGCTGGTCGTCGCCGTCGACCCGGCCGACGGCTCCGCCGCCCTCGTCCCGGCCCGTGACGGCACACTCGTCGCCCGCGTCGCCACCGCCGTCGCCCAGGCGCTGGTGGCGGGCACGTGGAGCCGCCTCAAGGCGTGCGAGGCCGCCGACTGTCACTGGGCGTACTACGACCGCAGCCCGGCCGGACGCGGCCGGTGGTGCTCGATGCAGGTGTGCGGGGCCCGCGCCAAGATGCGCCGCTACCGTGCCAAGGACACGTAA